A section of the Pseudomonas fluorescens genome encodes:
- a CDS encoding DUF2788 domain-containing protein, with the protein MDPVLFEEWMMTGLVTLLIIFMGFIVWDLAKKSKAGRFGSLILFFVLGLGVAAFIIKSVVIGLIESGAL; encoded by the coding sequence ATTGACCCTGTGCTGTTTGAAGAATGGATGATGACCGGACTGGTCACCCTCCTGATTATTTTCATGGGTTTTATCGTCTGGGACCTGGCGAAGAAATCCAAGGCCGGGCGCTTTGGTTCGCTCATTCTGTTCTTCGTGCTGGGCCTGGGCGTGGCCGCGTTCATCATCAAGAGCGTAGTGATCGGCCTGATCGAATCCGGAGCGTTATAA